The stretch of DNA ACAAATTTCAATTTCCTACCAGACGAGTCCATAGGAACGGAATTACCAGAGCCAGAGCTAGGCCCAGCAACCAAAGGGTCACGAAAAAGGATGCCCACATCCACATGACGTGGGGGTAACCTGGTTCGAGCAAACCAAGATCCATGATAGGATCCAAGTCCATATCAGGCGCCTTCATGCGAAAACTTGGTGAAACAGGAACTGCAGAGGACGACGCTCCATTAAGATCAGGGATAGAACGCCTCAAAGGGTGAGACTCAAGCAGAACTTCGCGAGATTCATCTTCGTGGACCATAAAAGCAGAAGGTGGCGGTGCAAAAGGAGCTTCCTCGTCCCCGCCATTGTTGGAAGGTGAAGATGAGAACGAAAAAACTGGAGAATCACCGCCTGAATCAACTTGAGCAGACTCATCAGGTTCAGCAATATCAATTCTGGAGGTCAAGTACTTTACTCTTGAAGGTAAACCCATAATCTCCGGTGTGTAAAAACGCGAACCAGGTGGGCCATGGAGAACCATTAACCCACTTGCACTTAGCTCCTCCATACGGGCACGAATCCGTCGAGCACCGTGAATCTTTCCAGACGGACAAAAGGATACACGGTGACCCACTTCTCCACACGTTTTACAAAATCTGAACACACCCTCGTAAGAAAACCCAATCCACTGATGGGTACGATCATCAATTTCCAGGTAACAACCAGGAATCAACGGTTTCGAAAAGTCCACCCAGACCTTTACTCTAACAAAGCATCGAGGGGGTGTTAAAGAGTTAACAACCTCCTCTTCACAAATGTCTCCCACATGAGACAACAGATAAGCAGCAACAGAGGAGTGCATCAGGTGAAACGGAAGATGCAGGACCCGAACCCAAACAGGGACAATATGAAAAAGCATATTGTCAGGGAAAGAAGTTGCAGAGCACGGTCGAAGAACCAACAAACTCCCATCAATATTGACAGTTTGACGCTTGCGAAAGTATTTGTAATCCGCCGTAGATGAGAACGAAAACAAGTAATACGGTTTCATGGGTCGAATCGAAATCGACCCATTTAGCCTCCAGTTGATACCAATCAGGTATAGAATTCTGTCAACATCCAGATATCTCTGGTCAACAAAGCGGGCAGTTAGAACTCTATTGAAATCCAAACCCGTAAGATCAACACAAAGGTGAGGTGGTAGTTTTATATTCACTCCGGCCCGACAAAGAGCGGTGGAGGATGAAGAAGCCATGGTATTATATTGTGTTGATGTTTATAAAACAGGGAAAATATTGAAGTTTGGCGCTGGGGAGGAATTAAAAATCGTAGAAAGGTATATATAGGTGGAAAAACAGAAGACAAGGGTTTGGCCGGAGCTCTACGTGGCAACTGACCGGACAGAGCACCGCCACATATGCAAAGAAGACAACAAAGGGATAAGAAAAGGGGGAGTTTGGCAGAAAGGTAAGCAAGTTGATAAAGGAGTTGGCGAGGAAGAAAGATAATGGGATGGTGGATGTCTGTCGGAGATATGTCGGCTACAGAACAAATAGTTTGGCGGTGGAAAAACCCAGAGGGTAAGGACTCTCAATTAGAGAGAAACTCtctagagatagagagagaaactCAAAAGTTGACGTGCAAGTATCTCTTCCAAGAAGAAATTAGTATGGAGTATTTCTGAAAACAATTAATCGGTAGAATTGTATTTATTAGTGTAGAAGAAAAGATAATAATTAATAAGTCTATCAACAAATCAAATGTCAATTAAATTAACAAATCAATAATCATTGACCTCTCCTCTCCCAACTGTCTTTTCCACATCTCTCCCTATCTgtctttctctctctatctctttTCACACAAAAATCCCCTGTTTCCCAGCTCAACTCTTCCAAACACACCTAAAATCCCTCATCATCTCCATCTCCATAATCTCCATCAACTTCATCACCTTCAACAATCAAATCAATGGCGCAAGAATCCTTCATGGAAGCAGTTGAAGAAGGACTCAAACTCTCTAAGCGTCTCTACTACGGCAAAGACCGATCAATTGCCCCTCCGCGTCCTCCTCCGCCGATGTCTAAATCTCCGAATACATACCTTCCCACTGCCGCCATGTTATACGCCGTCGTCACCGATCCTGCCGTCGTCGATAATCCTGATATTCCTAGCTACCAGCCTTATGTATACGGTCGATGTGATCCTCCTGCCTTAATTCCGCTTCACATGAATCGGGTTTCGTTGGAGGTTGATTCGTATTTGGATGATACAGTTTTTGTTACCGTTGCCGGAGAGTGGCGGGTTCACTGTGTTATGGGGAGTAAGACTGTTGATTGTCGTCTTGCCGTTCCCATGGGCGAGCAAGTATGTTTTATTTCTTGGttttattgattgattgattgattgattgaggtTTCGGAGTTGTGTCACATCTCCTGTCCCATATAGTAATATTTTGACATTATATAATTGCCTCAAATAGTAAATTCTTTATTTACCTTTAAtgtaaaaaagtaaacaaatgattggaattGGGGAGTACATTGTTAACTTGAGTACGATAATTTCGAAGATATGGCATAACATTAAGGAGTATGAATTGGCACTGGTCTAGGCTAGCTCAATGCAACATTCGTATTACTGTACAATGTACATGCTACCTGTATTGTTCAGTTTAAATTTTCACCTCAAGGACAAAATTTTGATTTTCGCTCTTGAGATGATAaaattatgattattgttattCAGTACTCCGTAGTATGTTAGAGTATAAAATCGATTTTGGAACTCCAATCATCAGCTTaagcttaagcttttggttgagatggtttcttgacatcccttcaaaaaaaaaagatgggTTTCTTGACATGGTATCAGTTTGGTCACGGTTCGAATCTCACGCCTCTTAATTCTAAAGTGGGTATACTAGGAAGGTTTTTACTTATttcattttagggtgtctcattcatttgtttacctttctatattaGGAAGGTTTTTGTTGGGTGATTTGATCACACACACCCATTATGGTCTACTTTTGTCATCCACTAACCACCACCACAAAAAATGCTCCCCTCTCCTTTCCTTCAGTGGCGGATTTAAGAAGAGGGGGTATAGCAGGGGCGGTCGCCCTCGCTGGAAATTCAGAATTTTGAATTTCTTAactaaaattttcaaaatttagaGGTGTACTTAATGTCATTACCAGTTCGCCCCCCGCTGGAATTTTTCGCCCCCCTAATGGAGAATCCTGGCTCCGCCGTTGCGTTCCTTAGTCTTTGTtccaaaaccaaaggtaaacctgggacggagggagtagttctCTACAATCTTAGCCACAACTTCTGAAACATAGAAGTATAAAACCGTGAGGCGTGGGCTTGTCATTAGTCTGAAAGGGCTCTAATTGTTTCAGCATTCTGGACTGCCAGTTGGTTGATATTTTGTCATTCAGTCTGTAAGGACTAAGGAATCAAATTCAGTTGATCAAATGTAATAACAGGCATATGTAGTTCAGTCATTTTAGTTTCAGTTATTACAAGTACTAAGCAGGATTCTGGTAACGGAGTATGTTGTTGCTTTTCCTCAAAAAGTGGCATTGTAGGGGCTAACTAAATTGGAAAGAATCTATTATGTGATGCATGAAGAGGTACATCATACTATCATAGCTTATATATAGACTACGTTTATTAGCGACCTCTCATACACACGCATTTTTCTATTCGTGGCGGTTCATTTAGTGATTCTAACGTCTTATAGGGGTCTCTTTTCATCATATTGTTTCATTTTCTTCAGTTGGTATTTTGACTGGTTTTGGACAAAATCTAGATAAAGCAAATGATGCTGGTGGAATTGATTTCAATGTTTTAACATATGAGTAGCTGCATCTTTGGAATAGAATTTCAAATCAAACGTCTTTTGTAATTGGTTAAAACTTACAACTACATGTCCACATCTGTTTGCTTGCTGTTTCATTTGTGTGGCCACGTTCTGTTAAACTGATTATAATTGCTGGTCTGGGATGATCTTCTCAAACGTCAGTGTATTATTACCTGCTTAATGTTAATTATTATGTTTTCACTATTGTATTTTCCCTTGCTATTCTCAATAATGTATTATTATCTGTCTGACAGGGTTCCATTCATAGTGTTGAGATTGATATTCCTCGAAAATCCTATCATACTCAGCTAGTTGCTACTGAAGATAAAAGGGATTTGGAAAATGCCTTAGGGGCTGATGATGGCCTACTTCTAAGGCCTGACATATTCTTGTTAACTATTCCTCAGGTGCGAAGTTGATTCCGCCACTTTTTACCATTTTTTTCTGTTGTCAGGCAACAAACCTTATATGTgcttttatctttgataggttgATGGGGGAACCAATGTTTCTATTAAAATTAGTTGGTCACAGAAGCTATTATATCATGATGGTGAATTCTCTCTGTGTATACCATTCTCTTTTCCAGAGTACGTGACTCCTCCAAGCAAAAAGATACCAAAAAGCGAGAGAATACAGTTGAATGTCCACCCAGGTAGTGAAAGCGAAGTCGTGTGTAAAATTGTCAGTCACCCTTTAAAGGTACTCTTCACCTTCGTACTCATTATGATTTTGTGATATAAGAGGTGGTTTCCTGATTAATTTATTCCTACTTCAGGAAAGAAAGCGACAAGTCGATAGTCTTTCATTCTTGTATGAATCAGATGTTCTTTCGTGGTCAAGTATGGATTTTAGCTTCTCATACAGTGTAATATTTCTATTCCAAAGTTAACAATTTTCCAAGACAATAGCGCTTTAGATTCATTTACTCTTGTGTATCTTTGAACACCAATTTGCATTCATATTGTGTCCTAAATTTTGTTGTTTGTTACCAGGTTCCTTGTAGTCATATATCAGGCAGCGTGCTTCTGCAATCTCCGTCAGTAGATGATATTGATCAAAGAGATATTTTTTGCATGCACATTCTTCCAGGAAGCCATCGAAACAAAAAGGTTTGGACTTGAAACATTGATGTCTGATTGAAGCTTTAATGTTTAACTACCCTTCTCCATTTGGAGTTTTGGGTTTGGGAATTGGGATGTTCTAATATGTCTGTCTGCTAATATTCTTGAGCATTTATGATAATGACTACTTGGGAGTACAATGGTAGTTAGACGGTCCTTGTTCAAATTGCTAAAATTTGGTAAGAAATATTAACGCTGCGAAAGGATTACTGCTGGGTCCTGGTTGTTTTAGTTTTAGATTTAACTTTTGACCCATTCTTTGTCATCTCATCAAGAAATGCCTGGCTCTGAGTCTTGCACATTAATCTTAATATCCTATGTTTCCTTCTTCCAGTTTTCTCTCTGTTGTTCAATTCTCTTCTTTGTATGCTATTTAATTTTAAATAGGTTTGCCACTTATCAGGTTTTTCCCAGGAAaattatttatgttattgataCTAGTAGAAGCATGCAAGGAAAGCCACTCGAGACAACGAAAAGAACATTATGTGATGCTCTATCTGAGCTTAATCCACAAGATTCATTTAACATAATAGGTTTTAATGGAGATATCTGCCCCTTCTCATTATCCACGAAGATTGCTAGTAGAGAAACAATTGAAGAAGCTGTGCAGTGGATTGGCACCAACTTTGTCACAGGAGATGGCACCAACATTTCTCTTGCATTAAAAAAGGTTTGTCTTCAGTTACTGATCAGAATTTCCTGTAACAGGCTCACTATGGGGTGGTGTTAGTTACAGAACGCCCATTTAGGAACTTTGTGTCTCTTACACATTCATTGTCGGATCTTGCACATTCTCCTGATAAGATTTCTCAAACCACGCATATGAAGAGATGAAACCCAACCACAGATGCAAAAAAACTCCCAAGGGAAAGGAAGAGTTATTTCAAACATAATTTACTACCGTCTCCATTCACTTTTTAAACTTCCAACTTTTCTTTTAAAATTCTCCATCTTCAAAATCCTACTTCGAATCTTTTCTCTTTTTCTGTCTGCTGTGGTCAATATCATTTCTTACCCCACATCTTTCTTCAACTAAGCACATATTGTCGGCTTCCTTAGTTTTTGTACCAGATGAAGTAGGAAGTTCTAAACTTATGGAAGGTGTAAATATTAAATCTAAAAATAAAACTTGGGGATTACCACCACCAAACTTGGTAGATGCTCGGCTCTACTCCCTAGCTGATGTTCGTAATGGTGTCAAGGTTTTATTAGAGAATATGGGAGAGAGAGGAGAAGCTGTAAAAAGGTTCCAAAAGTAATAAGTTGGTGGTCACGAATGATAAACTAATATAATAGTCACTATGTACGATAAAAATGGTTGTGCTCATTAGGAATTCACTTTGGGCAATAAAAGGGTTATGAAAAATACAAAGGGTTGTGAAAAATTGAGAGACATACAGTCTCTGCCAAGTAATTTTGCGAGTACTATGAGCTGCTATATTAATGAGACTAATTTGTCCGGAGTGGAATGCAATAAATTTTTATCACAGTTTTGTTGAGTTGTAAAAAAATTCTTTGACAGAATATTTCATTATAGGGCAGCCAAACCATTGTGGAAACtttgttttttattttggaacTGTGGCTATGGGAAACAAGTAAACCATTTTCTTTTTAGAAGCATTATGTTGACCCAGATATAGCATATTCTTCATGTTTCTTCTGCTGATAGAAGTGGATTAAACATCCTGTTTTTCTCGCAGGCGTTGGAGATGTTGTCAGATACACGTGACGCATTACCTATGGTTATTATGATCACTGATGGGGCTGTTGAAGATGAGAGACGTATATGTAATGATGTGAAGAGCCATCTATCAAATATGAAATCAATAAGTCCGCGCATACATACCTTTGGCATTGGTAGATAAAGCACTTCCTTCTCAGATTGAAATTCAAAGAATATTTATGCATTGGTTGTTTCTCGATGATGTGATCTTGTCAGTTGAAAATTATAAGTGTGACTCTCATATACAAAAATATAGGACCGAAATTAATGACCATCATATAGGAAAATACAGGACAAAAATTGCTGTGTCCAAAGAGGAGGAAAACCTATCCTTTGTGAAATAAGTGAAACTTCACATTATGAAGTTACTAGACTGCAAAAAAGCAGCACATTATGAATTTCTCCTTACTTACTGTAACCTTCACTAGATCGAGGCCCACTTAAATAGCTAGATAAATTCATGTGAATGAGTCTTTTTCTTTGTGGTTTTTGCATGCTTTATTGTCCGTTTACTTGAGCGTCAAGTTACTCAGGTTCTGCAGGTGTCTTGTTGGTGAGTCTTTTATAAAGAGTTTCTCTATTAGTGTGATGCAAGAGTATTTCTATTTCAACCTCCTCAAACCATTATCTGGTTGATATGCTGATTTTTGAATATTGAAGCAGA from Silene latifolia isolate original U9 population chromosome 10, ASM4854445v1, whole genome shotgun sequence encodes:
- the LOC141605796 gene encoding uncharacterized protein LOC141605796 isoform X2, whose amino-acid sequence is MAQESFMEAVEEGLKLSKRLYYGKDRSIAPPRPPPPMSKSPNTYLPTAAMLYAVVTDPAVVDNPDIPSYQPYVYGRCDPPALIPLHMNRVSLEVDSYLDDTVFVTVAGEWRVHCVMGSKTVDCRLAVPMGEQGSIHSVEIDIPRKSYHTQLVATEDKRDLENALGADDGLLLRPDIFLLTIPQVDGGTNVSIKISWSQKLLYHDGEFSLCIPFSFPEYVTPPSKKIPKSERIQLNVHPGSESEVVCKIVSHPLKERKRQVDSLSFLYESDVLSWSSMDFSFSYSVPCSHISGSVLLQSPSVDDIDQRDIFCMHILPGSHRNKKVFPRKIIYVIDTSRSMQGKPLETTKRTLCDALSELNPQDSFNIIGFNGDICPFSLSTKIASRETIEEAVQWIGTNFVTGDGTNISLALKKALEMLSDTRDALPMVIMITDGAVEDERRICNDVKSHLSNMKSISPRIHTFGIGLYCNHYFLRMLAMIGRGLYDAAYETDGIENRFQRLINRASSALFANMTFDALDELNDVEIYPTSVPDLSSEGPLIISGRYKGDFPEVVKVSGIVADMTSYEVDLKVTKAKGIPLERILALQQIIIYTSQAWFLESKQLESKVENMSIRNSIVSEFTSMALFVTETLKKEADSEAKKKKSPSKGEAAGTEPKPKKVKVLKKIGIGFGNVKATTENISPGFNEPKPPEAAEIIVKAASDCCTRMCGYCCCMCCIQICSKMSNQCAIVLTQACTALACFGCLECCSAICCSGND
- the LOC141605796 gene encoding uncharacterized protein LOC141605796 isoform X1 produces the protein MAQESFMEAVEEGLKLSKRLYYGKDRSIAPPRPPPPMSKSPNTYLPTAAMLYAVVTDPAVVDNPDIPSYQPYVYGRCDPPALIPLHMNRVSLEVDSYLDDTVFVTVAGEWRVHCVMGSKTVDCRLAVPMGEQGSIHSVEIDIPRKSYHTQLVATEDKRDLENALGADDGLLLRPDIFLLTIPQVDGGTNVSIKISWSQKLLYHDGEFSLCIPFSFPEYVTPPSKKIPKSERIQLNVHPGSESEVVCKIVSHPLKERKRQVDSLSFLYESDVLSWSSMDFSFSYSVPCSHISGSVLLQSPSVDDIDQRDIFCMHILPGSHRNKKVFPRKIIYVIDTSRSMQGKPLETTKRTLCDALSELNPQDSFNIIGFNGDICPFSLSTKIASRETIEEAVQWIGTNFVTGDGTNISLALKKALEMLSDTRDALPMVIMITDGAVEDERRICNDVKSHLSNMKSISPRIHTFGIGLYCNHYFLRMLAMIGRGLYDAAYETDGIENRFQRLINRASSALFANMTFDALDELNDVEFHLKSQIYPTSVPDLSSEGPLIISGRYKGDFPEVVKVSGIVADMTSYEVDLKVTKAKGIPLERILALQQIIIYTSQAWFLESKQLESKVENMSIRNSIVSEFTSMALFVTETLKKEADSEAKKKKSPSKGEAAGTEPKPKKVKVLKKIGIGFGNVKATTENISPGFNEPKPPEAAEIIVKAASDCCTRMCGYCCCMCCIQICSKMSNQCAIVLTQACTALACFGCLECCSAICCSGND